The window TCGCCACATGTTTGCACGTCTCGGACTGCTTGTATGACATCGTCAGTACATCGATAGCTTTGTTGGCGTTGTTCAACCTCTCACTACATCCTTCTTTAGACTCCTGCACAGAGCAACAACTTTCATGAGCTTCGAGGAAGAAGCTCCAAAGCATGCACatgacagaatgagaattcattaTCTGACCTTGTCGAAGTCCTTGTTTATGGTTCGAAGGTAGTGATCGGAGGGGTTTCTGAAGGTTGGGCATGGAAAACCATTCGACGCAAAGAACTGCAGAACCGAATCATATCAGCTAAAACGATGTTGCACAGATGTTATGTTGCGAAGGATGTGGATTTACCTCGTTGGTTCTGGAAGTTGGTCCGAAGTAAACGGTTCTGCCAGAAGAGAGAAGGCACAAGTTGTCGAAGAGCTCAAAGACTTCGCTGCTGGGTTGATGAATGGAGGCAAGAATGGTCATTCCGTCGTGCCTTGCAAGGTTGACGATGCGATGCATGACGTGGTAGGAAGCGGCGCTGTCGAGGCCGCTGGTGGGCTCGTCCAAGAAGAGAAGCTTGGGGCGAGTGAGGATCTCGACGCAGATGCTCACCCTTCTCTTCTGGCCGCCGCTGATGCCTTTGGACGAGTAGCCGCCGATTCTCGTGTCCATGGCGTCCTGCAGCCCCATCTCTCCGATGGTCATGTCTGCTCTCTCCCTCTTCTCCGACTTGGTCATCGTCTTCGGCAGCTGCAGTTCCGCAGAGTAGTACACCGCTTCTCGTACCGTCAGCGTCGTCATCAGGATGTCATCTTGCGTCACATAAGCCTGAGTTATCACGTCGGAGGAGATCGTTAGAGACGAAGGACAAGAAGCAGATGTGAAAGAGATTCAACCATGGAAATGTATACGAGACTAGCAATCTCACCGAAGTCCCAAAAGACAGCCTCTGTCGTCGGCCATTCACCAAGATGTGCCCGGACTGCCTTGTGCTGGACCCCAATCTCCCTGCTAATGCATCGAGAAGGGTGGACTTGCCGCAGCCGGAAGGACCCATGATGGCGGTGACCTCGCCCGGCTGGGCATATCCGGTCAGGCCGGCGAGTATAACGTTCGACGCACTCCTCCCGTTGGATGCGGTTACCCACAGATCCTCCCACGTCAGATACACTCCCCTTTCACTCGGCCCGACCGGAACAACATGCTCCGGCTGCCGGTTCTGGGTCACCAGTCCCATTTCCTGAGCTATCTCTTCTGCCATTAGTTAAGCTAACGAAAGagatcacagagagagagagagagagagagagagagagagagagagagagagggttggcTTGGGTTACATTCTACCTTCGATCTACTTATATAAATGGGTAAGGGTAGAAAGAAGACGTACAGATGAGCGTCATTGATTGGTCTGGTCGGACCTAATGAATCTGCAACCGCAACGTGAAACATGAACTAGCGGGATGTCAACATTGTAACGAACCCTGGCCCATGCGACATGTGAAAcatgcgatatatatatatatatatatataacgaatGTTATTCCAACAAGAATAGTTATTTTGTACTCGAATCCACGACTTAAATACATTGATACACAGTTGATGTATTTGATTGACAATAACAACAACGTTGATGGAGATGGAGATTATTATCGTCAGAGAAGAGCTGAACCACTTGTTCGTCCTGCCGGAAAGTGACACTGTTCATGGAGACTATTGATGTCCGGGAAGAGCTGAACCACTTGTTAGTAATGCTGGAAGTGACCGGAACTGGACATGTTCGATGCACTGCCAAAGAGAAATCCAATACTGGGCGAAGAGATTTGAAGGATGTTTAATTGTCTTTCGCAACATCATCTCATTCACATAACCTAACTCGATCATCGTCTTCTCTTGTAGTAAATTTAGAAGCAGCAGCGGCAAGGAAACAAACGAGAAACGCCGgcccgtgagagagagagagagagagagagagaatggaacGAGAACAAGAAATTTCTTGATGAAGGACTTCCATTACCAAATCAGCCGTGTCAAACCATTCTTCTCGTGCAAACCAGACTGGCAAGGATGCTTTGACGGCGTGTCCGAAGAAGTTTGATGGTTTGAAGGTGTTTGTCACGTGCGTCAAGGGTGTGTCACGATCACAATGACAGAAGACCCCATGCATGCATGTTTCGGTCCTTTTTCTTCTGGTGGAGGAGCCAACACGATTGCCATAGGCGTGGAAGTAGATCCGTTCAAGTGACTTTGAATGCAGAGAACAGTTCCAGCAAATCCACACTCGAGATTTCCCGTTCCGACTTCTCTGATGGGGATCCAAATTACCTTACTATGCGTTCTTGACAAGATATCCAAGTCATAATCGAACAAGCCATCATATAGGTTTTTCTATGAAGATTTAAAGCTCTATCTCTATCTCGAGTAGGAGCCACATATCTCACGGCTGAGCTAAAGGCTCTAAACTGTGCAACGCAGAGCCAGAATCTGCCCAACACTTGGATGCAGATCGCAGCAAACATATGGCAAGGACTGCAAAATAGACACATGAGAAAAACCTGCTACTGTTCTTCCTACCACTTTGG is drawn from Musa acuminata AAA Group cultivar baxijiao unplaced genomic scaffold, Cavendish_Baxijiao_AAA HiC_scaffold_1104, whole genome shotgun sequence and contains these coding sequences:
- the LOC135666516 gene encoding ABC transporter G family member 1-like, whose translation is MAEEIAQEMGLVTQNRQPEHVVPVGPSERGVYLTWEDLWVTASNGRSASNVILAGLTGYAQPGEVTAIMGPSGCGKSTLLDALAGRLGSSTRQSGHILVNGRRQRLSFGTSAYVTQDDILMTTLTVREAVYYSAELQLPKTMTKSEKRERADMTIGEMGLQDAMDTRIGGYSSKGISGGQKRRVSICVEILTRPKLLFLDEPTSGLDSAASYHVMHRIVNLARHDGMTILASIHQPSSEVFELFDNLCLLSSGRTVYFGPTSRTNEFFASNGFPCPTFRNPSDHYLRTINKDFDKESKEGCSERLNNANKAIDVLTMSYKQSETCKHV